One genomic region from Reichenbachiella ulvae encodes:
- the rhaT gene encoding L-rhamnose/proton symporter RhaT, with amino-acid sequence MQALLGVLFHSIGGVAAGSFYMPYNKVKGWAWESFWIVGGIMSWLIVPPIATWLTVPNFLDIIISSASEVVGFTFMMGLLWGVGGLTFGLGVRYLGMSLGNSVVLGFCAAFGALVPSIYYNIVPTAGKESFTDMLANSGGQVVLLGVFVCLVGIAICGKAGMMKEGELSDEEKKKSVAEFNLVKGLIVAILSGILSSFFNFGIEAGHSMADAAVEAGHNPLYQNNVTFVVILWGGLITNLIWTTILSVKNKSYQDFTNKSTPIARNLLFSSLAGTIWFLQFFFYGMGESKLGNGASSWILHMSTIILTANLWGIYRKEWKGVDGKTKWTITTGILVILLSVVLVGIGNSM; translated from the coding sequence ATGCAGGCATTATTAGGTGTTCTTTTTCATTCAATAGGTGGTGTTGCTGCGGGCAGCTTTTACATGCCTTACAACAAAGTGAAAGGTTGGGCATGGGAGAGCTTTTGGATCGTGGGTGGGATCATGTCGTGGTTAATTGTGCCGCCGATAGCTACATGGCTCACCGTTCCTAATTTTCTGGATATCATTATCTCTAGTGCCAGCGAAGTTGTTGGCTTTACCTTCATGATGGGTTTGCTATGGGGAGTCGGGGGATTGACTTTTGGTCTAGGAGTAAGGTACCTAGGTATGTCATTAGGAAATTCGGTGGTGCTTGGCTTTTGTGCGGCTTTTGGAGCATTGGTACCTTCCATTTATTACAACATAGTGCCTACGGCGGGCAAAGAGTCGTTTACGGATATGCTGGCCAATTCTGGCGGTCAAGTGGTACTGCTGGGTGTTTTTGTTTGCCTGGTCGGAATCGCCATTTGTGGCAAAGCAGGGATGATGAAAGAAGGTGAATTGTCCGATGAAGAAAAGAAGAAGTCGGTGGCAGAGTTCAATTTGGTAAAAGGACTCATTGTAGCGATACTTTCCGGAATATTGAGTTCGTTTTTCAACTTTGGTATTGAAGCCGGTCATTCAATGGCGGATGCTGCAGTGGAGGCCGGACATAATCCACTATACCAGAACAACGTGACTTTCGTGGTGATCCTTTGGGGTGGGCTGATCACCAACCTAATCTGGACTACAATCCTAAGTGTTAAGAATAAATCATATCAGGATTTTACCAACAAATCAACGCCAATTGCACGCAATCTGCTCTTTTCATCTCTGGCAGGGACTATATGGTTTCTGCAGTTTTTTTTCTATGGGATGGGAGAAAGCAAGCTGGGCAATGGCGCCAGCTCATGGATCTTGCACATGTCCACAATCATTTTGACCGCCAACCTGTGGGGCATCTATCGGAAAGAATGGAAAGGCGTTGATGGGAAAACCAAGTGGACAATTACCACTGGTATTTTGGTGATTCTGTTGTCTGTGGTGTTGGTAGGAATTGGGAATTCGATGTAG